The Catenulispora sp. GP43 genome includes a region encoding these proteins:
- a CDS encoding WXG100 family type VII secretion target: protein MTTSVDVQGMQLAQQDFQQALDQMNSVYSAMTEEADNLSASWSGMAASAFGQALQAWLDDLYQIRQELVVMTESLSTHTGIYSDANETSQDVVTAFQQGLQGLESLPAEPMVALRSTEAPLLPEKGVLARRMAVEGKVLPAQENVVRLRNESVLPALRDSVEGTPQGFISSQVLPAHLDREEAFLPGRQLEDVPEEPLLPEEPLMPAQFTLPEEPLRPTELILPEEPLRPTLRDRSATT from the coding sequence GTGACGACCTCGGTCGACGTCCAGGGCATGCAGCTGGCCCAGCAGGACTTCCAGCAGGCGCTGGACCAGATGAACTCGGTTTACAGTGCGATGACCGAGGAGGCGGACAACCTCTCGGCGAGCTGGTCCGGGATGGCGGCGTCGGCGTTCGGGCAGGCGCTGCAGGCCTGGTTGGACGACCTGTACCAGATCCGGCAGGAACTGGTGGTCATGACCGAGAGCCTGTCCACCCACACCGGGATCTACAGTGACGCCAACGAGACGTCGCAGGACGTCGTCACGGCCTTCCAGCAGGGCTTGCAGGGCCTTGAGTCGCTGCCGGCCGAGCCGATGGTCGCGTTGCGGAGCACGGAGGCCCCGCTGCTGCCGGAGAAGGGTGTCCTGGCCAGGCGGATGGCGGTGGAGGGCAAGGTGCTGCCGGCTCAGGAGAACGTCGTCCGGCTGCGGAACGAATCGGTGCTGCCGGCGCTGCGCGACTCGGTGGAAGGCACGCCGCAAGGGTTCATCTCCTCCCAAGTGCTTCCCGCGCACCTGGACCGGGAGGAAGCATTCCTGCCCGGCCGGCAGCTGGAGGACGTGCCCGAGGAACCGCTTCTGCCGGAGGAACCGCTGATGCCGGCCCAGTTCACCCTGCCGGAGGAGCCGCTTCGGCCAACGGAGCTCATCCTGCCGGAGGAGCCGCTTCGGCCGACCCTGCGCGACCGGTCCGCGACTACCTGA
- a CDS encoding M24 family metallopeptidase: protein MYVDTATAEGFRVRRLLEAQTNAVKLFDTVVERGLIAAGQSERAISDRIRDLADDLFGTTRHWHKRIIRSGPNTLLPYSDNPPDRILQGDDIAFADFGPIFAEFEADLGRTYVLGDDPVKLRLAADLPVIFDAGRRFFAEHPAITGAQLHAEIDRLAREAGWELGGTGFAGHLVGEFPHEIMDAERIHSYIAPGNTTPMRGTDRAGHICHWILEIHLVDPAGGFGGFYEQLLDIG from the coding sequence GTGTACGTCGACACCGCGACCGCCGAGGGGTTCCGCGTCCGGCGGCTGCTGGAGGCGCAAACCAACGCCGTCAAGCTGTTCGACACGGTCGTCGAGCGGGGCCTGATCGCCGCCGGGCAGTCCGAGCGGGCGATCAGCGACCGGATCAGGGACCTGGCCGACGACCTGTTCGGCACCACCCGCCACTGGCACAAGCGCATCATCCGCTCCGGCCCGAACACCCTGCTGCCCTACAGCGACAACCCGCCGGACCGGATCCTGCAAGGCGACGACATCGCCTTCGCCGACTTCGGCCCGATCTTCGCCGAATTCGAAGCCGACCTGGGCCGCACCTACGTCCTGGGCGACGACCCGGTCAAGCTGCGGCTGGCCGCCGACCTGCCGGTCATCTTCGACGCCGGCCGCCGCTTCTTCGCCGAGCACCCGGCGATCACCGGTGCGCAGCTGCACGCCGAGATCGACCGGCTGGCCCGCGAAGCCGGCTGGGAGCTGGGCGGCACCGGGTTCGCCGGGCACCTGGTCGGCGAGTTCCCGCACGAGATCATGGACGCCGAGCGCATCCACTCCTACATCGCCCCGGGCAACACCACCCCGATGCGGGGCACGGACCGCGCCGGCCACATCTGCCACTGGATCCTGGAGATCCACCTGGTCGACCCGGCCGGTGGCTTCGGCGGCTTCTACGAGCAGCTGCTGGACATCGGCTGA
- a CDS encoding NAD(P)H-quinone oxidoreductase, whose protein sequence is MKAVVIKEFGGPENLTWTEVEAPQPAAGEVVVDVAAAALNRADIMQRWGLYPLPPGASPYPGLEVSGRISAVGEGVTGWQVGQEVCALLTGGGYAQQVAVPAGQLLTVPEGVSLTDAAALPEATATVWSNLVLAAGLKAGETLLVHGGGGGIGTMAIQIAKALGARVVTTVGGPEKAALAKRLGADETIDYRTQDFADHGPYDVILDVIGGKYLDRNIRSLAPDGRLVVIGLQDGLEAPLNLAELVFKRLSVIGTTLRTRSKAQKAEIVAAVQQHVWPMIESGAVKLVVDRTLPMSQAAEGHRLMEAGGHSGKIILVDD, encoded by the coding sequence ATGAAGGCAGTAGTCATCAAGGAGTTCGGCGGCCCCGAGAACCTGACCTGGACCGAGGTCGAGGCGCCGCAGCCGGCCGCCGGCGAGGTCGTCGTCGACGTGGCGGCCGCCGCCCTGAACCGCGCGGACATCATGCAGCGCTGGGGTCTGTACCCGCTGCCGCCGGGGGCCTCGCCGTACCCGGGCCTGGAGGTCTCCGGCCGCATCAGCGCCGTCGGCGAGGGGGTGACCGGCTGGCAGGTGGGCCAGGAGGTGTGCGCCCTGCTCACCGGCGGCGGTTACGCGCAGCAGGTCGCGGTACCGGCCGGACAGCTGCTCACCGTGCCCGAGGGCGTCAGCCTGACCGATGCCGCGGCACTGCCCGAGGCGACGGCCACGGTCTGGTCCAACCTGGTCCTGGCCGCCGGGCTCAAGGCCGGGGAGACCCTGCTCGTGCACGGCGGCGGCGGAGGCATCGGCACCATGGCCATCCAGATCGCCAAGGCTTTGGGCGCCCGCGTCGTCACCACGGTCGGCGGCCCCGAGAAGGCGGCGCTGGCGAAGCGGCTGGGCGCCGACGAGACGATCGACTACCGCACGCAGGACTTCGCCGACCACGGCCCGTACGACGTCATCCTCGACGTCATCGGCGGCAAGTACCTCGACCGCAACATCCGCTCCCTGGCCCCGGACGGGCGCCTGGTCGTCATCGGCCTGCAGGACGGCCTGGAGGCGCCGCTGAACCTCGCCGAGCTGGTCTTCAAACGGCTGTCCGTCATCGGCACCACCCTGCGCACCCGGTCCAAGGCTCAGAAGGCGGAGATCGTCGCCGCCGTGCAGCAGCACGTCTGGCCGATGATCGAGAGCGGCGCCGTGAAGCTGGTCGTCGACCGGACGCTGCCCATGTCCCAGGCCGCCGAGGGACACCGGCTGATGGAGGCCGGCGGGCATTCCGGAAAGATCATTCTGGTCGACGACTAG
- a CDS encoding type 1 glutamine amidotransferase domain-containing protein: protein MTKVLMVVTAADRWTLRDDEVHPSGYWGEELAMPHKIFTEAGWDITIATPGGTVPTLDKLSMAFTAGWPGTLREVAKYLEGIKAQLDRPEVLAHMDPDEFDLVFYPGGHGPMEDLAVDPVSGALLTRALHSGTPLALLCHGPAATFAAENADGSWPFAGYRMTALSNFEEKLNSFGRRAKWLLEDRLCADGARYEKGRIPLRPFTVVDRNLYTGQNPASATHLARRLVADLGSVDGTGNRNRNRNINGMEQS from the coding sequence ATGACCAAAGTCCTCATGGTGGTGACCGCCGCCGATCGCTGGACGCTCCGGGACGACGAGGTCCACCCCTCGGGCTACTGGGGCGAGGAGCTGGCGATGCCGCACAAGATCTTCACCGAGGCCGGGTGGGACATCACGATCGCCACCCCCGGCGGGACGGTCCCGACGCTGGACAAGCTGTCCATGGCCTTCACTGCCGGCTGGCCGGGCACGCTGCGCGAGGTCGCCAAGTATCTGGAGGGCATCAAGGCGCAGCTGGACCGGCCCGAGGTGCTGGCGCACATGGATCCGGACGAGTTCGACCTCGTGTTCTACCCCGGCGGCCACGGCCCGATGGAGGACCTGGCGGTCGACCCGGTGTCCGGCGCGCTGCTCACCAGGGCGCTGCATTCCGGCACGCCGCTGGCCCTGCTTTGCCACGGGCCCGCCGCGACGTTCGCGGCGGAGAACGCGGACGGCTCGTGGCCGTTCGCCGGCTACCGGATGACGGCGCTGTCGAACTTCGAGGAGAAGCTCAACAGCTTCGGGCGCAGGGCCAAGTGGCTGCTGGAGGACCGGCTGTGCGCGGACGGTGCCCGCTATGAGAAGGGGCGCATCCCGTTGCGGCCGTTCACGGTGGTCGATCGCAACCTCTACACCGGCCAGAACCCAGCGTCCGCAACGCATCTTGCCCGGCGATTGGTCGCCGACCTCGGCAGCGTCGACGGAACCGGCAACCGCAACCGCAACCGCAACATCAACGGAATGGAGCAGTCATGA
- a CDS encoding TetR/AcrR family transcriptional regulator, whose translation MSHDGVPYHHGDLRAACVRAARELLEEDGSAALSLRAVARRAGVSATAPYRHFAVREQLVSAVAAEGYRELAEQLAAANPAPATPQDLIELAIAYVRFALERPAMFRVMFAEPCDPDNEERTAATAALSAFLHEIVGTVFPDADPDPLSTAVWALVHGLAFLHLDGKLDASSPEAVAEQVRAAVNAALAVAPPAVREAGEQAEQAARS comes from the coding sequence GTGTCACACGACGGCGTCCCCTACCACCACGGCGACCTGCGCGCCGCCTGCGTGCGGGCCGCGCGGGAGCTGCTGGAGGAGGACGGCAGCGCCGCGCTGTCGCTGCGTGCGGTGGCCCGCCGCGCCGGGGTGTCCGCGACGGCGCCGTACCGGCACTTCGCGGTGCGCGAGCAGCTGGTCTCCGCGGTCGCCGCCGAGGGCTACCGCGAACTCGCCGAGCAGCTGGCCGCCGCGAACCCGGCCCCGGCGACGCCCCAGGACCTGATCGAGCTGGCCATCGCCTACGTCCGCTTCGCACTGGAGCGCCCGGCCATGTTCCGCGTCATGTTCGCCGAGCCGTGCGACCCCGATAACGAGGAGCGGACCGCCGCGACCGCGGCGCTGTCGGCGTTCCTGCACGAGATCGTCGGGACCGTCTTCCCCGACGCCGACCCCGACCCGCTCTCGACCGCGGTGTGGGCGCTGGTGCACGGGCTGGCGTTCCTGCACCTGGACGGCAAGCTCGACGCGTCCAGCCCCGAGGCCGTCGCCGAGCAGGTGCGCGCGGCGGTCAACGCGGCGCTGGCGGTGGCGCCGCCGGCGGTGCGGGAGGCGGGGGAGCAGGCAGAGCAGGCAGCGCGATCCTGA
- a CDS encoding mechanosensitive ion channel domain-containing protein, with the protein MHDGSVSTGSGTERELLLPAAPHADVPDLRTRASRSVRQVLLRRGAFATAIALVALVVSYHYGGLLGAGQHHVLHHVLAAVGALVFLASAVIAVRCATNDILGLVHVPGRLSDARASTFRILCLLCGYVMVVLGGLSLLRVPVGHLLLGGVLTGVILGIAAQQVLANVFAGITILFTKPFSVGDELRIRSGALGGPIVGRVSGMTLTYVTVSTVAGPVLLPNSAVLAAAVGPAAEWLEP; encoded by the coding sequence ATGCATGACGGGAGTGTGAGTACGGGGAGCGGTACGGAGCGAGAACTGCTCCTGCCCGCCGCGCCCCACGCCGACGTGCCGGACCTGCGCACGCGGGCGAGCCGGAGCGTGCGGCAGGTGCTGCTGCGCCGGGGGGCCTTCGCCACCGCGATCGCCCTGGTGGCGCTGGTCGTCTCCTACCACTACGGCGGCCTGCTCGGCGCGGGCCAGCATCACGTCCTGCACCATGTGCTGGCGGCCGTGGGCGCCCTGGTGTTCCTGGCCAGCGCGGTGATCGCGGTGCGCTGTGCGACGAACGACATCCTGGGGCTCGTGCACGTCCCGGGCCGGCTCAGCGACGCCCGGGCGAGCACCTTCCGCATCCTGTGCCTGCTGTGCGGCTACGTCATGGTGGTCCTGGGCGGCCTGAGCCTGTTGCGGGTGCCGGTGGGGCACCTGCTGCTGGGCGGGGTCCTGACCGGGGTGATCCTGGGCATCGCGGCGCAGCAGGTGCTGGCGAACGTCTTCGCGGGGATCACGATCCTGTTCACCAAGCCGTTCTCGGTCGGTGACGAGCTGCGCATCCGCTCCGGAGCCCTCGGCGGCCCCATCGTGGGCCGCGTGTCCGGGATGACGCTGACCTACGTGACGGTGTCGACCGTCGCCGGGCCGGTGCTGCTGCCCAACAGCGCCGTGCTCGCCGCGGCGGTGGGGCCGGCGGCGGAGTGGCTTGAGCCCTGA
- a CDS encoding glycoside hydrolase family 65 protein yields MISHSFYAVEPWSLRETEFDPDVLGQSESVFALGNGHIGWRGNLDEGEPHGLPGSYLNGVYESHPLPYAEAGYGDPEAGQTVINVTNGKVIRLLVDDAPFDLRYGRVLEHERVLDFRAGLLERRVAWESPGGKKVKVRSKRLVSLTQRAIAAISYEIEAVEHEMWVVVQSELVANETLPHFTGDPRTAAVLEAPLVPEEHSSRPAGAVLVHRTAVSGLRLAAAMGHEVQAPPSLNETVECFEDLARYTVTAVLKPGERLRLVKYVAYGWSQARSEPAVRAQVEGALAAAARTGWDGLVEEQRSYLDDFWARADVEVEGDAEIQQAVRFGLFHLLQAGARAQGRSIPAKGLTGTGYDGHTFWDTETFVLPVLTYTVPGAAADALRWRRDTLPMAKERASQLGLKGAAFPWRTIAGAECSGYWPASTAAFHVNADIADAVTRYIAATGDEEFEKTIGLDLLIETARLWRSLGHHDAQGRFRIDGVTGPDEYSAIADNNVYTNLMAQHNLLSAAELAERHSDLAQEAGVDAEEAASWRDAAAATFIPYDDLLGVHPQAEGFTSHEIWDFADTAPDQYPLLLHFPYFDLYRKQVIKQADLVLAMYLRSEAFTDEQKARNFAYYEALTVRDSSLSACIQAVMAAEVGHVQLAGDYLAEAALMDLDDLEHNTRDGLHVASLAGTWIALVAGLAGMREREDTLAFRPRLPSGITRLAVNLALHGSRLRVEITADTVTYRLLEGPSLKILHHDSPITLAEDTPVTRPIARIPPVAPLHQPQGREPRRRESQSMAGGGPVGEADRPSARRSPA; encoded by the coding sequence GCCTGCGCGAGACCGAGTTCGACCCCGACGTCCTGGGCCAGAGCGAATCGGTCTTCGCCCTGGGCAACGGCCACATCGGCTGGCGCGGCAACCTCGACGAGGGCGAGCCGCACGGCCTGCCCGGCTCGTACCTCAACGGGGTCTACGAGTCGCACCCGCTGCCCTACGCCGAGGCCGGATACGGCGACCCGGAGGCCGGCCAGACCGTCATCAACGTCACCAACGGCAAGGTGATCCGCCTGCTGGTCGACGACGCGCCGTTCGACCTGCGGTACGGACGTGTCCTGGAGCACGAGCGCGTGCTGGACTTCCGCGCCGGCCTGCTGGAGCGCCGGGTCGCCTGGGAGTCCCCGGGCGGCAAGAAGGTGAAGGTGCGCTCGAAGCGGCTGGTGTCGCTGACCCAACGCGCGATCGCGGCGATCAGCTACGAGATCGAAGCCGTCGAACACGAGATGTGGGTGGTGGTCCAGTCCGAACTCGTCGCCAACGAGACGCTTCCGCACTTCACCGGCGATCCCCGGACCGCGGCCGTCCTGGAGGCGCCGCTGGTGCCGGAGGAGCACAGCAGCCGTCCGGCCGGGGCGGTGCTGGTGCACCGGACCGCGGTGAGCGGGCTGCGGCTCGCCGCCGCCATGGGCCATGAGGTGCAGGCGCCGCCGTCGCTGAACGAGACCGTGGAGTGCTTCGAAGACCTGGCTCGATACACCGTGACGGCCGTGCTGAAGCCGGGAGAGCGTCTACGGCTGGTCAAGTACGTGGCCTACGGCTGGTCCCAGGCACGGTCCGAGCCCGCGGTACGGGCCCAGGTGGAGGGTGCGCTGGCCGCCGCGGCACGGACCGGCTGGGACGGCCTGGTCGAGGAGCAGCGGTCCTACCTGGACGACTTCTGGGCCCGCGCCGACGTCGAGGTCGAGGGCGACGCCGAGATCCAGCAGGCGGTGCGGTTCGGGCTGTTCCACCTGCTGCAGGCCGGCGCCCGGGCCCAGGGCAGGTCCATCCCGGCCAAGGGGCTGACCGGCACCGGATACGACGGCCACACCTTCTGGGACACCGAGACCTTCGTCCTCCCGGTGCTGACATACACCGTTCCCGGAGCCGCCGCCGACGCCTTGCGCTGGCGCCGCGACACGTTGCCGATGGCCAAGGAGCGAGCCAGCCAACTCGGCCTGAAAGGCGCCGCCTTCCCATGGCGCACCATCGCCGGCGCCGAGTGCTCGGGATACTGGCCGGCCAGCACCGCGGCCTTCCATGTCAACGCCGACATCGCCGACGCGGTGACCCGCTACATCGCGGCCACCGGCGACGAGGAGTTCGAGAAGACCATCGGGCTGGACCTGCTCATCGAGACGGCCCGGCTGTGGCGCTCGCTGGGCCACCATGACGCCCAAGGCCGGTTCCGCATCGACGGGGTCACCGGGCCCGACGAGTACAGCGCGATCGCGGACAACAACGTCTATACGAACCTGATGGCGCAGCACAATCTGCTCTCGGCCGCCGAGCTGGCCGAGCGCCACTCCGACCTGGCGCAGGAAGCCGGCGTCGACGCCGAGGAGGCGGCCTCCTGGCGGGACGCGGCCGCAGCGACCTTCATCCCCTACGACGACCTGCTCGGCGTCCACCCCCAGGCCGAAGGCTTCACCTCGCACGAGATCTGGGACTTCGCCGACACCGCACCGGACCAGTACCCGCTGCTGCTGCACTTCCCCTACTTCGACCTCTACCGCAAGCAGGTCATCAAGCAGGCCGACCTGGTGCTGGCCATGTACCTGCGCTCCGAGGCCTTCACCGACGAGCAGAAGGCCCGCAACTTCGCGTACTACGAAGCGCTCACCGTCCGGGACTCCTCGCTGTCGGCCTGCATCCAGGCGGTGATGGCCGCCGAGGTCGGGCACGTGCAACTGGCCGGGGACTACCTGGCCGAGGCCGCCCTCATGGACCTGGACGACCTGGAGCACAACACCCGCGACGGCCTGCACGTCGCCTCACTGGCCGGAACCTGGATCGCTCTGGTCGCGGGCCTGGCCGGAATGCGCGAGCGCGAGGACACGCTCGCGTTCCGGCCGCGCCTGCCCTCGGGCATCACGCGGCTGGCCGTCAACCTCGCACTGCACGGCAGCAGACTGCGCGTGGAGATCACCGCGGACACCGTCACCTACCGGCTGCTGGAAGGCCCGTCCCTGAAGATCCTGCACCACGACTCCCCCATCACCCTCGCCGAGGACACCCCGGTCACCCGGCCGATCGCCAGGATTCCCCCCGTCGCCCCGCTGCACCAGCCGCAGGGGCGCGAGCCGCGTCGGCGGGAGTCGCAGTCCATGGCCGGGGGCGGACCGGTCGGGGAGGCGGACCGGCCCAGTGCGCGGCGGTCGCCGGCCTAG